CAATTTTTTGATGGGttgttcttattttttatattgaaaCGCTTTTATAGGGTGAAATTCGTATTGGGTATCTCCCAAGTTTTTGATTTGCGTTTGATTTATAGGTGTTGGAGTTGGCTGGAAATGCTGCTCGTGACAACAAGAAGAACAGAATCATCCCAAGGCACTTGCTTTTGGCTGTGAGGAATGATGAAGAACTAGGGAAACTTCTTGCTGGTGTAACAATTGCACATGGTGGTGTTCTTCCAAACATTAACCCAATTTTGTTGCCAAAGAAGACTGGAGGTGAAAAGGCATCTAAATCTCCTTCCAAAGCTACCAAATCTCCCAAGAAGGCTTAGATAGGTTCAATGGGTGTTGTTGTTTTGGGATCTTCTATGTATGTAATTCTGTTGTTAGAAGGTGTTGATTGTCCTTCATGGATATTAAAATGGAATTAGTTGGAACTTCTATTAGATCATTCTTAGTTTTCCTTTATTATCAATCAATGAAACCCCTTGTTTCTACCTTACAATTTGCTTTTCTCATTTCTTGGGTTTGTTAATGTTGAAGGAGTTACAGCATCAATAAATGAAAAGGACACTTTGATTCTCTACAATTTAGAGCCATGTTTCATTTGCCTTTTAGTGATTGGTTAGTTTTGACTTTTCAGATGTCAGACCTTTATTGGTTTATCAGTTTGAATAGTACTTTTGATTTCATTCATGTAAGCATTGATTAATCTTGGATAGTTTCACCCAATAGTCCTTGAAAATGCGACTTCATATCCTTGTAGGGATCTATCTATTCATTTGCCTTCTTCAATCCTGTCTTTCGAGGAAGAGCCCACTAAGGAGGGCCTCCCCTTCAGATATGGAGTTTGGTTCTTGCAAAGTTGCAAACTTTGGCATGGCATGACATGGAAGACCTCACTACATTAAGGATTTCTTGCATTGTTTTGAGTAGAGAAAGAACTTAAGATTGGGAGGTATATTCTTGTCAAAACATTCGCTCCTAACCGGTGATAATAAAGAATCAGATAACTAGAGTTGGGTTAGCTTTAGCTTTTTTGAACTGTATGTAGAGTAGATATCAAACTCCTTTGACTTCTTTGTATGTCTATTTTTCAttgttttgaattttcttagtgaaaattttgaataagtGATCGAGGAAGAGTTCTTGATGGGCATGGTGTAGATACCATTGTTACAATGACATGAAAGAAGTGGTTAggatgaaattaaaaaaaaagaagacattGTT
This region of Solanum dulcamara chromosome 9, daSolDulc1.2, whole genome shotgun sequence genomic DNA includes:
- the LOC129902632 gene encoding histone H2A-like; translation: MESTGKVKKGAAGRRGGGPKKKPVSRSVKAGLQFPVGRIGRFLKKGRYAHRVGSGAPVYLAAVLEYLAAEVLELAGNAARDNKKNRIIPRHLLLAVRNDEELGKLLAGVTIAHGGVLPNINPILLPKKTGGEKASKSPSKATKSPKKA